In Nitrosophilus labii, the following proteins share a genomic window:
- a CDS encoding urease accessory protein UreH domain-containing protein, which yields MEAGAFITIFITGLSYGLSLCFLSCAPLLTPILVINSSTITTSLKIVTFFSLGRVLTYVTISFLAFFFSQSLKNLLNSNQIWQILTGLTVVFLSFKIFYDILFSRNCASSCKVRTVKNSNYFLLGFLFSFNLCAPNLALIAFSANSSSPILALIYGLLFGIGAVLFTLLFYGLFLSPIIKELLLQFARYKKSIQIASALLLFTTGLFILTGNIKL from the coding sequence ATGGAAGCGGGAGCGTTTATAACCATCTTTATTACGGGGCTTTCTTACGGATTGTCTCTATGCTTTCTCTCTTGCGCTCCCCTTCTAACTCCTATATTAGTAATAAACTCTTCAACTATAACCACCTCTTTAAAGATTGTAACCTTTTTTAGTTTGGGAAGAGTCTTAACGTATGTTACTATCTCTTTTTTAGCCTTTTTCTTTTCTCAAAGTTTAAAAAACTTATTAAACAGTAACCAGATATGGCAGATTTTAACCGGGTTAACGGTGGTTTTTTTATCATTTAAGATCTTTTACGATATTCTCTTTAGCCGAAATTGCGCTAGCTCATGCAAAGTTAGAACCGTCAAAAATAGTAACTACTTTTTACTAGGTTTTTTGTTCTCATTTAACCTATGCGCGCCCAACTTAGCACTAATCGCTTTTAGTGCAAACAGTTCTTCACCAATATTGGCTTTGATATACGGACTACTTTTTGGTATTGGTGCAGTACTGTTTACACTACTATTTTACGGACTTTTCCTATCACCCATCATAAAAGAGTTGCTTTTGCAGTTTGCTCGCTATAAAAAAAGTATCCAGATAGCCTCGGCTCTTTTACTTTTTACAACCGGTCTTTTTATATTGACTGGCAACATAAAACTATAA
- a CDS encoding TonB-dependent receptor — MTTVTYTSRRGTYYKGEWSDSNAIEDRLGIYGETKHKITSKLTAVFNARYDKEEYEYEEQSYDYNGTVWSLNNVNRDHSFENFSYRVGATYQLTSNDTFYTNISTGFRNPRVYELYAADFNPNRYTANNPDIDTETTINYEIGFRGKKYALNNSFRYDISAYILDTKDIIARNGGTYYSYGSNVYFDNVGDARSKGVELSLGSDKSKKLAFDFSYTYLDAYYTSHIPFTVDLAPTYRSTGDQTYEINGNQLPRTPHHKFDLFTYIKLTPKWKLINEWYWQSSYYSDETNFVKMPSYGVLNIQARYNTKLRGKDLEFFVRIDNVTDNQYYRTVYLFSDRSGDGKLDAEDASITVDPGRVYYAGIKYSF; from the coding sequence CTAGTAGAAGGGGTACTTACTATAAAGGAGAGTGGAGCGACTCTAATGCAATCGAAGATAGACTAGGGATTTACGGCGAAACAAAGCATAAGATAACCTCTAAACTAACAGCTGTTTTCAACGCTAGATACGATAAAGAAGAGTATGAGTATGAAGAGCAAAGTTACGACTATAACGGAACTGTATGGAGTCTAAACAATGTAAATAGAGATCACAGTTTTGAAAACTTCTCTTATAGAGTAGGAGCTACCTATCAACTAACCTCAAACGATACATTTTACACAAACATCTCTACCGGATTTAGAAATCCAAGAGTTTACGAGCTTTACGCAGCAGATTTCAATCCCAACAGATATACGGCGAACAACCCAGATATCGATACCGAAACTACTATAAATTACGAAATAGGTTTTAGAGGTAAAAAGTATGCTCTTAACAACAGCTTTAGATACGACATATCGGCTTATATCCTAGATACTAAAGATATTATAGCTAGAAACGGGGGAACATACTACTCTTACGGTTCTAACGTATATTTTGATAATGTAGGAGATGCTAGAAGTAAAGGTGTAGAGCTCTCTTTGGGAAGCGATAAGAGCAAAAAACTAGCCTTTGACTTTTCATATACCTATCTTGACGCCTATTATACTTCTCATATTCCGTTCACAGTCGATTTAGCACCCACTTATAGATCTACGGGAGATCAGACTTATGAAATTAACGGCAATCAACTACCTAGAACTCCTCATCATAAATTTGATCTTTTCACCTATATCAAATTAACTCCTAAATGGAAACTGATCAACGAGTGGTACTGGCAATCAAGCTATTACTCAGATGAGACAAATTTCGTAAAGATGCCGTCATACGGAGTTCTAAACATTCAAGCTAGATACAATACCAAATTAAGAGGAAAGGATCTAGAGTTTTTCGTACGCATTGATAACGTTACCGATAACCAATACTATAGAACCGTCTATCTATTTAGTGATAGAAGTGGAGACGGAAAACTTGATGCAGAAGACGCAAGTATTACTGTAGATCCAGGTAGGGTTTATTATGCTGGTATAAAATACTCTTTTTAA